GGAGCTTGAAGCTCTTCACGTCGGGCGTCTCCCTGCGGACCTCTTCGATGCGCATCAGATGGGGCGTGTAGAGGCTCATACGCGGCTCTCCTCCCTGGCGGCGCACTCCTGCAGGACCTCGATCAGGTCCATCCCTCCCGAACAGGAGTCAACGCAGCGGCCGCAGCCGGTGCAGAGCAGCCTGCCGAACTTGTCGGGGTAGTACTGGAACTTGTGATAGAGGCGCTGGCGGTAGCGGTTCACCTGCTTCGGCCGCGGGTTGTGGCCCGTCGCGTGCAGCGTGAAGTGCGAGAAGGCGCAGGAGTCCCAGTTTCTCACCCGGACCCCCCGCCTCCAGTCCCCCTCATCCACCACGTCGAAGCAGTGGCAACTCGGGCAGAGATAGGCGCATGCGCCGCACCCGAGGCACGACTCCGCCGCCTTCATCCAGATCTCATCCTCGAAGTGCCCGCGCATCCACTCCCGCGCGCGCTCGATGTCGATCGGGACTGTCGCCACCGGCGGTCCGATCGGCTGCGGCTCAGCGAGAGGCAGGCTCATCCCCTCGAGGCTCGCGCGTCCCGCTTCGGTGAGGGGGGCCACCCTGTAGCGCGTTCCTGAGGGGCCCTCGATCGGCTCGATCATCACGTCCGCCTCCGGAGCCCAGCGCGGGTCAAGCCCTACGGAGCCGCAGAAGCAACTCTCCGGCGACGCCGGTCTGCTGCAGCCTAACGCGATGAGGAGGGTGGCCGCTCGCCGCGCCTCGAACCCCTCTTCCGTGTAGTCCCAGCGCATCACGGCATCGAGCGCCCGCAGGCCCGCCACATCGCACGGCCTGACCAGGAGCAGCGCTGTGGGCGGCGCGCTGATCTCGGGCTCCTCGATCCTCGGTGGGTCGCCCGAGAGATCGTAGCGGAAGAGGACCTCGTGGCGCGGCAGTAGCCACTCGCGCGGCGAGATCGTCGTCCTGCCGTAGCCCCACGACACGGCATCAGGGTCGTCAACCTGCGCCCAGACGGCCCCCTCAGGCCGCGCCACCGGCGCGATCACCCGGCGCGTCGCGAGCAGGCTCCGGGTCCACGCCTTCAGGTCGTCCAGTGTCCAGAGATCCGACATACCGATCGCCTCCTACAAGAT
This genomic window from Candidatus Eisenbacteria bacterium contains:
- a CDS encoding heterodisulfide reductase subunit A gives rise to the protein MSDLWTLDDLKAWTRSLLATRRVIAPVARPEGAVWAQVDDPDAVSWGYGRTTISPREWLLPRHEVLFRYDLSGDPPRIEEPEISAPPTALLLVRPCDVAGLRALDAVMRWDYTEEGFEARRAATLLIALGCSRPASPESCFCGSVGLDPRWAPEADVMIEPIEGPSGTRYRVAPLTEAGRASLEGMSLPLAEPQPIGPPVATVPIDIERAREWMRGHFEDEIWMKAAESCLGCGACAYLCPSCHCFDVVDEGDWRRGVRVRNWDSCAFSHFTLHATGHNPRPKQVNRYRQRLYHKFQYYPDKFGRLLCTGCGRCVDSCSGGMDLIEVLQECAAREESRV